From the genome of Geminocystis herdmanii PCC 6308, one region includes:
- a CDS encoding type II toxin-antitoxin system VapC family toxin, protein MKILLDTHAFILWTLSPEKLSINGLNLIENTDNILYLSIASIWEMQIKISINKLYFDNPLAEIITNQRNINNIEILTIELEHIWQLNNIPLHHRDPFDRMLIAQAVTKKIPILSIDSIFNQYSVNIIW, encoded by the coding sequence ATGAAAATATTGTTAGATACTCATGCTTTTATTTTGTGGACTTTATCCCCTGAAAAACTATCAATAAATGGACTAAATTTAATAGAAAATACTGACAACATTTTATACTTGAGCATTGCGAGTATTTGGGAAATGCAGATCAAAATCTCCATTAATAAATTATACTTTGATAATCCATTAGCAGAAATAATTACTAATCAAAGAAATATTAATAATATTGAAATTTTAACCATAGAATTAGAACATATTTGGCAATTAAACAATATACCTTTACACCATAGAGACCCTTTTGATAGAATGCTAATTGCTCAAGCTGTTACGAAAAAAATACCTATTCTTAGTATCGATTCTATTTTTAATCAATATTCTGTTAATATTATTTGGTAA
- a CDS encoding DUF2281 domain-containing protein: protein MTNLTIDLTATILTKIKDLPLAQQQEIIDFIEFIRDKHTKDLVEKNKYPQKRIAGLYKGKGWISEDFNQPLPPDFLG from the coding sequence ATGACTAACCTAACGATCGATTTAACAGCAACAATTTTAACGAAAATCAAAGATTTACCCTTAGCACAACAACAAGAAATCATAGATTTTATTGAATTTATTAGAGATAAACATACTAAAGATTTAGTCGAAAAAAATAAATATCCGCAAAAAAGAATTGCAGGTTTATATAAAGGGAAAGGATGGATTAGTGAAGATTTTAATCAGCCTTTACCTCCTGACTTTTTAGGTTAA
- the hflX gene encoding GTPase HflX, with protein MTTENIYGNLQGLKANQLKQLQKLYHQRIRIDRITTTDLAERIAAISTELKQPVCVYLNRRGQVMRVGVGTPRQTQIPPLELPRYGVQRLSGIRCLATSLKPIPPSEACLTAMARQRLDALVMFSLTGQGMMRKGGGATGFIENAYVAHLLPISNDNTLWEISPPQDIETVAEQDFQDLVDSLEGEFSREFIAQDVSSQEDRVLLVGLMTGKMTELKFQDSLQELALLVDSAGGKVLATIEQKRANPHPQTLVGAGKVEEIALQVQTLGANLVAFDRDLSPAQVRNLELQFGVRVVDRTEVILDIFAQRAQSGAGKLQVELAQLEYMLPRLTGRGRAMSRLGGGIGTRGPGETKLETERRSIQKRITRLQQEVNQLQNHRSRLRQQRQQQEIPSVAIVGYTNAGKSTLINALTNSEVYAADKLFATLDPTTRRLTITHQETGETRIILLTDTVGFIHELPPSLMDSFRATLEEVTEADAMLHVVDLSHPAWESHIKSVKTILADMPLAPTIELMVFNKIDRADSEHLEIAKEKYPQGLFICASKRLGLETLRTRLVNF; from the coding sequence ATGACAACTGAAAATATTTACGGTAATCTTCAAGGCTTAAAAGCGAATCAACTTAAACAGTTACAAAAATTGTATCATCAGCGTATTCGGATCGATCGAATCACTACTACAGATTTAGCGGAAAGAATTGCTGCCATTAGTACTGAGTTAAAACAGCCAGTCTGCGTCTATTTAAACCGCCGTGGACAGGTGATGAGAGTGGGTGTGGGGACACCCCGTCAAACTCAAATTCCCCCCCTCGAATTGCCCCGTTATGGTGTGCAAAGATTGTCGGGGATTCGTTGTTTAGCAACCTCATTGAAACCGATACCACCGAGTGAGGCTTGTTTAACGGCAATGGCAAGGCAACGATTAGATGCTCTAGTGATGTTTAGTTTAACAGGACAGGGCATGATGCGTAAAGGCGGGGGGGCGACGGGTTTTATTGAAAATGCCTATGTCGCTCATTTATTGCCCATATCCAATGATAATACATTATGGGAAATTTCTCCACCACAGGATATTGAAACTGTTGCGGAACAAGATTTTCAGGATTTAGTGGATAGTTTAGAAGGAGAATTTAGTCGAGAATTTATCGCTCAAGATGTGTCATCTCAAGAGGATAGGGTATTATTAGTGGGCTTGATGACGGGTAAAATGACAGAGCTAAAATTTCAAGATAGTTTACAAGAGTTAGCTTTATTGGTGGATAGTGCTGGGGGGAAAGTATTGGCGACGATCGAGCAAAAACGGGCTAACCCTCATCCTCAAACGTTGGTAGGTGCGGGAAAAGTGGAAGAAATTGCTTTACAAGTGCAAACTTTAGGGGCGAATTTGGTGGCGTTCGATCGAGACTTATCACCTGCTCAAGTGCGCAATTTAGAATTACAATTTGGTGTGAGGGTAGTTGATCGAACGGAAGTAATATTAGATATATTTGCTCAACGGGCGCAATCGGGAGCGGGAAAATTACAAGTAGAGTTAGCCCAATTAGAATATATGTTACCTCGTTTGACTGGTCGAGGACGGGCGATGTCAAGATTAGGAGGAGGTATTGGTACAAGAGGACCGGGAGAAACTAAGCTAGAAACAGAAAGGCGCTCTATCCAAAAACGCATCACTCGATTACAGCAAGAAGTTAATCAATTACAAAATCATCGATCGAGACTAAGACAACAAAGACAACAACAGGAAATCCCCTCTGTGGCGATCGTGGGTTATACGAATGCAGGAAAGTCAACCTTGATTAATGCCCTGACTAACTCAGAAGTTTACGCCGCCGACAAATTATTTGCAACCTTAGATCCTACCACCAGACGACTAACTATCACCCATCAGGAAACAGGGGAAACTCGCATTATTTTGTTAACCGATACCGTGGGTTTTATTCACGAATTACCGCCTTCCTTGATGGATTCTTTCCGTGCCACTTTAGAAGAAGTGACGGAAGCTGATGCGATGTTGCACGTTGTGGACTTATCTCACCCTGCATGGGAAAGTCACATCAAATCAGTGAAAACGATTTTAGCAGATATGCCTTTAGCCCCTACTATAGAATTAATGGTATTCAATAAGATCGATCGAGCCGATAGCGAACATTTAGAAATAGCCAAAGAAAAATATCCCCAAGGGTTATTTATTTGCGCCTCTAAAAGATTAGGATTAGAAACTTTGCGTACCCGCTTAGTCAATTTTTAG
- a CDS encoding GDSL-type esterase/lipase family protein, giving the protein MQIVKNINPHSYSNSQPLRVIAIGDSLVYGYGDTQGGGWVERLRRLWMESDRDHVLYNLGIRGDRTSQVQGRLVQEFSYRGELRNKYPDLIILSVGVNDSPRLGHIQGRNLTNYDQFTEDMNNLLDRALELSPVLFVGMTPVDEKKMPFLDCFYYNLRDQYHYKEATKKACETRQIPYLDVFDLWMSRGEHWRESQMSEDGLHPNIKGYETLFQEVINWQPINELTIC; this is encoded by the coding sequence ATGCAAATAGTTAAAAATATAAATCCTCATAGTTATAGTAATTCTCAACCTTTAAGAGTTATTGCCATCGGTGATAGCTTGGTTTATGGCTATGGCGATACCCAAGGAGGCGGTTGGGTAGAAAGATTGCGCCGTCTTTGGATGGAGAGCGATCGAGATCATGTATTGTATAATTTAGGTATTAGGGGCGATCGCACCAGTCAAGTTCAAGGTAGATTGGTTCAAGAATTTAGCTATCGTGGGGAATTAAGAAATAAATATCCAGATTTAATCATTTTATCTGTAGGAGTGAACGATTCTCCCCGTTTAGGTCATATTCAAGGGCGCAATTTAACCAATTATGACCAGTTTACCGAAGATATGAATAATTTGCTCGATCGAGCCTTAGAATTATCTCCCGTGCTATTTGTAGGCATGACTCCCGTAGATGAAAAGAAAATGCCCTTTTTAGACTGTTTTTATTATAATCTCAGAGATCAATATCACTATAAAGAAGCCACGAAAAAAGCCTGTGAAACAAGACAAATTCCCTATCTGGATGTATTTGATTTATGGATGAGTCGAGGGGAACATTGGCGAGAATCTCAGATGTCAGAAGACGGACTACATCCAAATATTAAAGGTTATGAAACATTATTTCAAGAAGTTATTAACTGGCAACCCATAAATGAATTAACCATTTGTTAA
- a CDS encoding class I SAM-dependent methyltransferase: protein MATFLRPLSYKYQWLYDTIAKLAAIPVGGERKFRQLALKNLPINSNTKILDLCCGAGQTTKFLVNYSQEVTGLDISPVSLEKAKKNVPQAQFVEGFAQKMPFSDNYFDLVHTSVALHEMTTSELEEIFQEAHRVLKPEGIFTFIDLHQPQNLLFIPPLTLFMLLFETETAWKLLKIDLENQLKKVGFNIVDNQLYAGGSLQVIQAKK from the coding sequence ATGGCAACATTTTTGCGTCCCCTAAGTTATAAATATCAATGGTTATATGATACTATTGCCAAATTGGCAGCGATACCTGTAGGCGGTGAAAGAAAATTTCGACAACTAGCACTCAAAAATCTACCAATTAACTCTAATACTAAAATACTAGACTTGTGTTGTGGAGCAGGACAAACTACAAAATTTTTGGTTAACTACTCCCAAGAAGTGACGGGATTAGATATATCTCCAGTATCCTTAGAAAAAGCGAAAAAAAACGTACCTCAAGCGCAATTTGTGGAAGGATTCGCCCAAAAAATGCCATTTTCCGACAATTATTTTGATCTTGTTCATACTAGCGTAGCTTTACACGAGATGACGACATCAGAATTAGAGGAGATTTTTCAAGAAGCCCATCGAGTCTTAAAACCAGAAGGAATTTTTACATTCATCGACTTACATCAACCACAAAATTTATTATTCATACCTCCCTTAACATTATTTATGTTGTTATTTGAGACAGAAACCGCATGGAAATTATTAAAAATAGACTTAGAAAATCAGCTAAAAAAAGTAGGTTTTAATATTGTTGATAATCAACTTTATGCAGGAGGAAGTTTACAAGTTATTCAAGCTAAAAAATAG
- the lysS gene encoding lysine--tRNA ligase, translating to MFWADKIAESSQQPELVNDSKTPSGRVHVGSVRGVIIHDVMYRALKRAGKPVKFTYGVDDYDALDTIPHYLDKEKFAPYLGYPLCNVPSPDESAPDYAKYFMEEFLEVFEYLGVKAEIYYLRDLYRSGKLNPYIDKFLRHAKEVREVYKDVSKADRADNWYPFQVICPNCGKIATTTVTDYDGEKVFYTCKEDATDWVKGCGSEGWVSPFDGNGKLPWKVEWVAKWDLVGVTMEMAGKDHSQKGGSRDVANGICRKVLQKKPPFHSPYEFILVNGTKMSSSKGVGSSAKDMADLLPPELLRFLMLRTQPKTVINFAPNYETITRLFRDYDNLLNDYAQKAESNQNVELDKTLLPLFYAQLDEEIKPFYTFDISTIISLLQVPHLDLKEEIIKRAERPLNDYDWEKINQRIAVAKNWLENYADEEEKLVIYFDRIPEITANLTDEQKQYLATLKEILSTVEKWEGEELQTALFTATKQLGVSPNIAFPAVYYSFLGKEKGPKAGYLFSYLDKNFVLKRLGEVI from the coding sequence ATGTTTTGGGCGGATAAAATAGCCGAGTCTTCACAACAACCAGAATTAGTTAACGATTCCAAAACCCCTTCAGGTAGAGTTCATGTAGGCTCAGTGCGCGGAGTGATTATTCATGATGTCATGTATCGCGCTTTAAAACGAGCAGGAAAACCCGTTAAATTTACCTATGGCGTTGATGATTATGACGCTTTGGATACTATCCCCCATTACTTAGATAAAGAAAAATTTGCCCCTTACTTGGGCTATCCCCTCTGTAATGTGCCTTCTCCTGATGAAAGCGCCCCAGATTATGCTAAATATTTTATGGAGGAATTTCTCGAAGTATTTGAATATTTAGGCGTTAAAGCTGAGATTTACTATCTAAGAGACTTGTATCGTAGTGGCAAATTAAACCCTTATATTGATAAGTTTTTACGTCATGCTAAAGAAGTTAGAGAAGTTTATAAAGATGTTAGTAAAGCCGATCGAGCTGATAACTGGTATCCTTTTCAGGTAATCTGCCCTAATTGTGGCAAAATCGCTACTACTACCGTCACCGACTATGACGGAGAAAAAGTTTTTTACACCTGCAAAGAAGACGCTACAGATTGGGTAAAAGGATGCGGTAGTGAAGGTTGGGTGTCACCTTTTGATGGTAACGGTAAACTCCCTTGGAAAGTGGAATGGGTGGCTAAATGGGATTTAGTGGGTGTTACCATGGAAATGGCAGGAAAAGATCACTCCCAAAAAGGTGGTTCTCGTGATGTTGCGAATGGTATTTGTCGTAAAGTTTTGCAGAAAAAACCTCCCTTCCATTCTCCTTATGAATTTATCCTAGTTAATGGAACAAAAATGAGTTCTTCTAAGGGTGTCGGCTCAAGTGCAAAAGACATGGCGGACTTATTACCTCCTGAATTATTACGTTTTTTAATGTTAAGAACTCAACCAAAAACTGTAATTAATTTTGCACCTAATTACGAGACAATTACCCGTTTATTTAGAGATTATGATAATTTATTAAATGACTATGCTCAAAAAGCTGAAAGTAATCAAAATGTTGAGTTAGATAAAACTTTATTACCTTTATTTTATGCTCAATTAGATGAGGAAATTAAACCTTTTTATACTTTTGATATTAGTACGATTATTTCTCTTTTACAAGTACCCCATTTAGATTTAAAAGAGGAAATTATTAAGAGAGCTGAACGTCCTTTAAACGATTATGATTGGGAGAAAATAAACCAACGTATTGCTGTGGCGAAAAATTGGTTAGAAAATTATGCCGATGAAGAAGAAAAACTGGTCATTTATTTCGATCGAATCCCTGAAATTACAGCTAATTTAACCGATGAACAAAAACAATATTTAGCTACTTTAAAAGAGATTTTAAGTACCGTAGAAAAGTGGGAAGGAGAAGAATTACAAACTGCCTTATTTACCGCAACAAAACAATTAGGAGTGAGTCCTAATATCGCATTTCCTGCGGTTTATTACAGCTTTTTAGGAAAAGAAAAAGGACCAAAAGCAGGGTACTTATTCTCTTATTTAGACAAAAATTTTGTTTTAAAACGTTTAGGTGAAGTTATTTAA
- the sufR gene encoding iron-sulfur cluster biosynthesis transcriptional regulator SufR: MVTSLQQSSKEMILQYLLKETKASAQDIARSMNISIQATRRHLKELEDQGLLDRDPIQVKTGRPQYLYYLSRKGRDRFPQNYGEFAVSFLDTLTETVGKNQVSKVLEKQWQRKAENYRQYITGKTLAERVNQLVEIRKQEGYMAELFCVENESKDNIKQFFLTEHNCAISEVAESYPQVCGHELEMFAALFPDCHIERTNWINNGEHRCGYLIQPNYD; encoded by the coding sequence ATGGTAACTTCCCTACAACAATCTAGTAAAGAGATGATTTTGCAATATCTGCTGAAAGAAACGAAGGCTTCAGCCCAAGATATAGCTCGATCGATGAACATTAGTATTCAAGCCACTCGGCGACATCTGAAAGAATTGGAAGATCAAGGATTGCTCGATCGAGACCCAATTCAAGTAAAAACAGGCAGACCACAATATTTATATTATCTTTCAAGAAAAGGGCGCGATCGATTTCCCCAAAACTATGGAGAATTTGCCGTGTCTTTTTTAGACACCCTAACAGAAACCGTAGGGAAAAATCAGGTAAGTAAAGTTTTAGAGAAACAATGGCAAAGAAAAGCTGAAAATTATCGTCAATATATCACCGGAAAAACCCTAGCAGAAAGAGTAAATCAATTAGTAGAAATTAGAAAACAAGAAGGATATATGGCAGAATTATTCTGTGTAGAAAACGAATCAAAAGATAATATTAAACAGTTTTTTTTAACTGAACATAACTGCGCGATTTCTGAAGTTGCAGAATCTTATCCTCAAGTTTGTGGTCATGAATTAGAAATGTTTGCAGCATTATTTCCCGATTGCCACATAGAAAGAACCAATTGGATTAATAATGGAGAACATCGTTGTGGTTATTTAATACAACCTAATTATGATTAA
- a CDS encoding ABC transporter ATP-binding protein, translated as MKESKIPLAQVIIDNLYKTYIPSGSKFSPSFALGVTGVNNPPEETKHSSTNVLKGINLHIEDGEFMVLVGASGCGKSTLLRLIAGLEDISAGKIIIGDRTVNDLPPKARDIAMVFQNYALYPHLTVYDNIAFGLRRMNQEVNASVMDKVLTGVTGKLPKSWRYLSDSEKKIREKVIDTAQMLQIEHLLARLPKQLSGGQKQRVALGRAIARSPHVFLMDEPLSNLDAKLRTETRGQIVKLQKQLGVTTIYVTHDQTEAMTMGDRIAIMNQGEIQQVSTPLEIYHQPINKFVAQFIGSPPMNFLEVNLEKPDLIIHSDFKLSLCAKWQQLLKNYNYEKIWLGIRPEYFSLSSQSENNIPVIVNLVEALGNESILNVNLQGDKECNLFVKIFTDQVIKIGDKLNLNINLDKISFFDYYQERNIQFIDND; from the coding sequence TTGAAAGAAAGTAAAATTCCCTTGGCACAGGTTATTATTGACAATCTCTACAAAACCTATATCCCCTCTGGCAGTAAGTTTTCTCCTTCTTTTGCCTTGGGTGTAACTGGGGTAAATAACCCCCCTGAAGAAACTAAACACTCCTCCACTAATGTTTTAAAAGGTATTAATCTTCACATTGAAGACGGGGAATTTATGGTTTTGGTGGGTGCTTCTGGATGTGGCAAAAGTACTTTATTGCGTTTAATTGCAGGGTTAGAAGATATTAGTGCTGGTAAAATTATCATTGGCGATCGTACTGTAAATGATTTGCCCCCAAAAGCTAGAGATATAGCGATGGTATTTCAAAATTATGCCCTTTATCCCCATTTAACGGTATATGACAATATTGCCTTTGGTTTAAGGCGCATGAATCAGGAAGTTAATGCTTCGGTGATGGATAAAGTTTTGACTGGGGTAACAGGTAAGTTGCCCAAATCTTGGCGTTATCTTTCCGATAGTGAAAAAAAAATTAGGGAAAAAGTGATCGATACGGCTCAAATGTTGCAAATAGAACATTTATTAGCAAGATTACCAAAGCAACTTTCCGGAGGACAAAAACAACGGGTTGCTTTAGGGAGGGCGATCGCTCGTAGTCCTCATGTATTTTTGATGGATGAACCATTATCTAATTTAGACGCAAAACTGAGAACAGAAACACGAGGGCAAATTGTTAAACTACAGAAACAATTAGGGGTGACGACAATTTATGTAACCCATGATCAAACAGAAGCTATGACGATGGGCGATCGTATTGCGATTATGAATCAAGGAGAAATTCAACAAGTTTCCACCCCTTTAGAGATATATCATCAACCGATTAATAAATTTGTGGCGCAATTTATTGGTAGTCCACCGATGAATTTTTTGGAGGTAAACTTAGAAAAACCTGATTTAATTATTCATTCTGATTTTAAATTGTCTTTATGCGCAAAATGGCAACAATTATTAAAAAATTATAATTATGAAAAAATTTGGTTAGGCATTCGACCAGAATATTTTAGTCTATCATCTCAGTCAGAAAATAATATTCCTGTGATTGTTAATTTAGTGGAAGCCTTGGGCAATGAATCTATTTTAAATGTTAATTTACAAGGGGATAAAGAATGTAATTTATTTGTTAAAATATTTACGGATCAAGTAATCAAAATAGGAGATAAATTAAACTTAAATATCAACTTAGATAAAATCAGTTTTTTTGATTATTATCAAGAGAGGAATATCCAGTTTATAGACAATGATTAA
- a CDS encoding pentapeptide repeat-containing protein produces MLINDVLKRYKQGDRDFREINLSKSNLSGLKLSYSNLSRSKLVEAHLAWSDLERCSLLESDLRGAFLYGANLSFVKLKEALLIEADLTKADLHGAQLHKVDLQGATLSGAVLTWVNLYMANLPKVNLCGANLDGINLRGANLQGANLNWTNLNHARLSGANLRGASLYGIKLKGAFLNGLDLHGLNFSAMDLTETKMSGAKLYDTNFAGSNLDHAMLRRSVLDEANLNNVNLHKGQMRGAHIVKANLMKSDLSETDLRAADLSFANLNMANLTGADLTDANLQGAYLWGACLDGAILKNTNLIGASLRDVDLSGVDLSEAILSD; encoded by the coding sequence ATGCTGATCAATGATGTATTAAAAAGATATAAACAGGGCGATCGAGATTTTCGAGAAATAAATCTCAGTAAAAGTAATTTAAGTGGTCTAAAATTAAGTTACTCGAATTTATCTCGTTCAAAATTAGTCGAAGCTCACTTAGCATGGTCAGATTTAGAACGCTGTTCTCTCCTAGAATCAGATTTAAGAGGTGCTTTTTTATACGGGGCAAATTTAAGTTTTGTTAAGTTAAAAGAGGCATTATTAATCGAAGCCGATTTAACCAAAGCTGATTTACATGGCGCTCAATTACATAAAGTCGATTTACAAGGAGCAACTTTAAGTGGTGCAGTATTAACATGGGTGAATCTCTACATGGCAAATTTACCAAAAGTTAATCTTTGTGGCGCTAACCTAGACGGTATCAACTTGAGAGGAGCAAATTTACAGGGGGCAAATTTAAACTGGACTAATTTAAACCACGCCCGATTAAGTGGTGCAAATTTACGAGGGGCTAGTTTATACGGGATTAAGTTAAAAGGTGCATTTCTCAACGGTTTAGATTTACATGGCTTAAATTTTAGTGCAATGGATTTAACGGAAACAAAAATGAGCGGTGCAAAATTATACGACACCAATTTTGCAGGAAGCAACTTAGATCATGCCATGTTACGCCGTAGTGTCTTAGATGAAGCTAATTTGAATAATGTTAACCTCCATAAAGGGCAAATGAGGGGCGCTCATATCGTCAAAGCCAACTTGATGAAAAGTGATTTAAGTGAAACGGATTTGAGGGCTGCAGATTTAAGTTTTGCTAATCTCAATATGGCTAATTTGACGGGGGCAGATTTAACGGATGCTAATTTACAAGGTGCTTATTTATGGGGTGCGTGTCTTGACGGCGCAATTTTGAAAAACACTAATTTAATCGGTGCGAGTTTGCGAGATGTGGATTTGTCAGGGGTTGATTTATCGGAAGCGATATTATCTGATTAA
- the menD gene encoding 2-succinyl-5-enolpyruvyl-6-hydroxy-3-cyclohexene-1-carboxylic-acid synthase — MSLNFRNINTIWSSVIVETFAQLGLKNAVISPGSRSTPLTLAFAQHPSINTIPILDERSASFFALGLAKKNNSPTVLICTSGTAVANFYPAVIEAKYSHIPLIILTADRPPELQNCHAGQTINQVNLYNSYPLWQTQLSLPSMEIDRLFYLRQNIIYSWEKSFLTSRGVVHINIPFREPLAPISTLDISLENQEFIYQQLFSNFPVNNNNFLEYYFDLNKYLKQWKKYDKGIIIAGVDTSDNPLLYSRSIELLSNLLNFPILGEALSPIRNYHENNYNLIINYDAILRNADNADQLIPEIVILFGEYPTSKTLREWLNKHKVKTYIITPYDDNLDALHSNSIHLRLNPENLIKYLPTLETKSSSNYSNQWSSIEQKITIKLKKIMEEKEEIFEAKISWMLSKYLPVNTPIFIANSMSIRYAEFFWQKNNLAREIYFSRGTNGIDGTLSTALGVAHQNQPTVLLTGDLALLHDTNGFLINQYFQGSLTIILVNNNGGGIFEMLPISDYQPLFEKYFATPQSIDFKNLTKTYNIDYKLINNWKEFKIFLTNLPKKGINLWELKTDRKYDTLWLKNYFNTINK; from the coding sequence ATGTCTTTAAATTTTCGTAATATTAACACTATTTGGAGTTCGGTAATAGTAGAAACTTTCGCTCAATTAGGTTTAAAAAATGCTGTCATTAGCCCCGGTTCTCGATCGACTCCATTAACTCTTGCCTTTGCTCAACATCCTTCTATTAATACTATACCAATTTTAGATGAAAGATCAGCTTCTTTTTTTGCCTTAGGATTAGCTAAAAAAAATAATTCTCCTACCGTTTTAATTTGCACTTCTGGTACTGCGGTTGCTAATTTTTATCCTGCGGTAATTGAGGCTAAATATAGTCATATACCTTTAATTATTTTAACAGCCGATCGACCTCCTGAGTTGCAAAATTGTCATGCTGGACAAACTATAAATCAAGTCAATTTATACAATAGTTATCCCCTTTGGCAAACACAATTATCTTTACCTTCAATGGAAATTGATCGACTTTTTTATTTACGACAAAATATTATTTATAGTTGGGAAAAATCTTTCTTAACTTCTAGGGGTGTTGTCCATATCAATATACCCTTTAGAGAACCTTTAGCTCCCATTTCTACCTTAGATATTAGTTTAGAAAATCAAGAATTTATCTATCAACAATTATTTAGTAATTTTCCTGTTAATAATAATAATTTTTTGGAGTATTATTTTGATCTAAATAAATATTTAAAACAATGGAAAAAATATGATAAAGGCATTATTATTGCTGGTGTTGATACCTCAGATAATCCTTTATTATACTCCCGCTCGATCGAACTTTTATCGAATCTCTTAAACTTTCCCATTTTAGGGGAGGCTTTATCTCCCATTCGTAATTATCACGAGAATAATTACAATCTAATTATTAACTATGATGCTATTTTAAGAAATGCTGATAATGCTGATCAATTAATCCCCGAAATAGTTATTTTATTTGGAGAATATCCCACCAGTAAAACCTTGAGAGAATGGCTAAATAAGCATAAAGTAAAAACCTATATTATTACTCCCTATGATGATAATTTAGATGCTTTACATAGCAACTCTATTCATCTTCGTCTTAACCCAGAAAATCTCATTAAATATTTACCAACTTTAGAAACAAAATCTTCATCAAACTATAGTAATCAATGGAGTTCGATCGAACAAAAAATAACCATTAAACTTAAAAAGATTATGGAGGAAAAAGAGGAAATATTTGAAGCAAAAATATCATGGATGTTATCAAAATATCTTCCTGTCAATACTCCTATTTTTATCGCCAATAGTATGTCTATTAGATATGCCGAATTTTTTTGGCAAAAAAATAATTTAGCAAGAGAAATTTATTTTAGTCGAGGCACAAACGGCATTGATGGCACTTTATCCACTGCTTTAGGCGTTGCCCATCAAAATCAACCTACTGTATTATTAACAGGAGATTTAGCCCTTTTACATGATACTAATGGCTTTTTAATTAATCAATATTTTCAAGGAAGTTTAACCATTATTTTAGTTAATAATAACGGCGGTGGAATTTTTGAAATGTTACCAATTTCTGATTATCAACCCCTATTTGAAAAATATTTCGCCACTCCTCAATCCATCGATTTTAAGAATTTAACTAAAACCTATAATATTGATTATAAACTAATCAATAATTGGAAAGAATTTAAAATTTTCTTAACAAATTTACCCAAAAAAGGTATTAATCTTTGGGAATTAAAAACTGATAGAAAATATGATACTTTATGGCTAAAAAATTATTTTAATACTATAAATAAATAA
- a CDS encoding response regulator transcription factor, with protein MEILIVEDEKEIAQLINNCLTREGFQCHIASDGLSALEKAKIIQPDLIILDLMLPKLDGLEVCTRIRNSSMTKDPYILMLTAKGEEIDRVIGLSTGADDYLVKPFSPRELVARVRALLRRSMRQVAQPQIHETPHFILNLDEHTAIRKDEGKEETLDLTALEFNLLAVFVNYPSKVWSRTQLIDKLWGADFFGDERVVDTHIRRLRKKIEPNPAQPTFIKTVVGVGYKFEDEE; from the coding sequence ATGGAAATTTTAATAGTCGAAGACGAGAAAGAAATTGCTCAACTTATCAATAATTGTCTCACGAGAGAGGGATTTCAATGTCATATCGCATCGGATGGTTTATCCGCATTAGAAAAGGCAAAAATAATACAACCTGATTTAATTATTCTTGATTTGATGTTACCTAAACTTGACGGCTTAGAAGTCTGTACTAGAATTAGAAATTCATCAATGACAAAAGACCCTTATATTCTCATGTTAACAGCAAAGGGGGAGGAGATCGATCGAGTTATCGGCTTATCTACAGGGGCAGATGATTACCTAGTGAAGCCTTTTAGCCCACGAGAATTAGTGGCAAGGGTGAGGGCATTATTAAGAAGAAGTATGCGTCAGGTTGCGCAACCGCAAATCCACGAAACCCCCCATTTTATACTGAATTTAGATGAACATACCGCTATTCGCAAAGATGAAGGCAAAGAGGAAACCTTAGACTTAACCGCCCTAGAATTTAATTTATTAGCGGTATTTGTAAATTATCCTAGTAAAGTGTGGAGTCGCACTCAATTAATCGATAAACTTTGGGGTGCAGACTTTTTTGGAGATGAGAGGGTAGTGGATACTCATATTCGGCGCTTACGCAAAAAAATTGAGCCAAATCCTGCTCAACCTACTTTCATTAAAACTGTTGTTGGTGTTGGTTATAAATTCGAGGATGAAGAATAG